Proteins encoded within one genomic window of Triticum aestivum cultivar Chinese Spring chromosome 2D, IWGSC CS RefSeq v2.1, whole genome shotgun sequence:
- the LOC123054189 gene encoding thioredoxin-like 3-3 → MSGEAGNRKEEARKTGLEGTGLPLPGGSHGSVRCAGSDPQLRHMLDSLKSSKASAVINYGASWCGVCNQILPPFCKFSNEFKNLTFVYAHVDECPETTQNIRYTPTFHFYRDGERVDEMFGAGEERLRDRLWLHS, encoded by the exons ATGAGCGGCGAGGCAGGCAATAGGAAGGAGGAAGCCAGGAAGACAGGTTTGGAGGGCACCGGACTGCCCCTTCCAGGTGGCTCCCATGGCAGCGTGCGATGCGCTGGCAGCGACCCGCAGTTGAGACACATGCTTGATTCCCTCAAATCCTCCAAGGCTTCT GCTGTGATCAACTATGGGGCCTCATG GTGCGGTGTTTGCAATCAGATTCTTCCACCCTTCTGCAAATTCAGCAACGAATTCAAGAATCTTACTTTCGTCTATGCCCATGTTGATGAGTGCCCTGAAACAACTCAGAACATACGATACACTCCGACCTTCCATTTCTACCGGGATGGAGAAAGGGTAGATGAGATGTTTGGTGCAGGGGAAGAGAGGCTACGGGATCGGTTGTGGTTGCATTCGTGA